A window of Chitinophaga sp. MM2321 contains these coding sequences:
- a CDS encoding DUF2062 domain-containing protein, translated as MTAITTHNEHFERHRAAVLIPTYNNATTLGAVLEAALTYTTHVIVVNDGATDDTAAILDQFPQLQRVSYSPNRGKGIALRRGFAYAKAQGYDYVITMDADGQHFATDLPGMLEMIGTSPDTLIIGARNLHQENMPTKNTKANKISNFWFSVTTGLKGPDTQSGYRLYPLHRIGNMQFWCTKYEFEIEVLVRSAWKGIKIDWAPVKVYYPPADERVSHFRPVHDIVRITLLNTMLVLITFLYIKPRDLVRFLLKGENWKKMWYEEVLRATESNAVKAASIGFGVFMGIVPIWGFQLLVAILVSIKLKLNKALVVIAAHISAPPLIPLIIFISFLMGRVWMGQTAKDLIFSNGINAETIKENTLQYIYGSITLAIVAGIVAWLVSYVLLSVFRRKK; from the coding sequence GTGACGGCTATTACTACACATAACGAACATTTTGAGCGGCATCGTGCTGCTGTGCTCATACCAACCTACAATAACGCCACTACGCTGGGGGCTGTACTGGAGGCGGCGCTGACGTATACTACGCATGTAATTGTAGTAAACGATGGTGCTACTGATGATACCGCGGCTATACTGGATCAATTTCCGCAGTTGCAGCGTGTTTCGTATAGTCCTAACCGTGGAAAGGGTATTGCTTTGCGCCGGGGTTTTGCCTATGCAAAGGCGCAGGGCTACGATTACGTGATCACAATGGATGCAGACGGGCAGCATTTTGCAACCGATCTGCCGGGCATGCTGGAAATGATCGGCACCAGCCCGGACACCCTGATCATTGGTGCGCGTAATCTGCACCAGGAAAATATGCCCACCAAGAATACGAAAGCCAACAAAATATCCAACTTCTGGTTTTCTGTAACAACAGGATTGAAAGGACCCGATACACAATCGGGTTACCGTTTATATCCACTACACCGTATTGGAAATATGCAGTTCTGGTGTACGAAATATGAGTTTGAAATAGAAGTGCTCGTACGCAGCGCCTGGAAAGGGATTAAGATAGACTGGGCGCCGGTGAAAGTATACTATCCGCCGGCAGATGAGCGGGTATCGCACTTCCGGCCTGTGCATGATATTGTGCGTATCACCTTGCTGAATACCATGCTGGTACTGATCACCTTTTTATATATCAAGCCGCGTGATCTTGTACGGTTCCTGCTGAAAGGAGAGAACTGGAAAAAGATGTGGTATGAAGAGGTATTGCGGGCAACAGAATCCAATGCAGTGAAAGCGGCATCTATTGGCTTTGGGGTGTTCATGGGCATCGTACCTATCTGGGGATTTCAGTTGCTGGTGGCTATCCTGGTGTCTATCAAACTGAAACTGAATAAGGCATTGGTGGTGATTGCAGCGCATATCAGCGCACCGCCATTGATCCCGCTGATCATTTTTATCAGCTTTCTGATGGGGCGTGTGTGGATGGGACAAACAGCCAAAGACCTGATATTCAGTAACGGTATTAACGCGGAAACAATAAAGGAAAATACCCTGCAATATATTTATGGGAGCATTACATTGGCTATCGTGGCGGGCATTGTAGCCTGGCTGGTCAGCTATGTGTTATTGAGTGTGTTTAGAAGAAAAAAATAA
- a CDS encoding 3-hydroxyacyl-ACP dehydratase, translating into MLLKSNFYHIINASQEDGQVANTIELNAAHPIFQGHFPEQPVVPGVCMMQLITEILESAVQRKVLLQKAGMMKFLQMIDPVKQPLVDVTVTYKEEEAGLKVSATLKRDDKTFMKFQGIFK; encoded by the coding sequence ATGTTGCTAAAAAGTAATTTCTATCATATCATCAACGCATCGCAGGAAGATGGACAGGTGGCTAACACGATTGAACTGAATGCAGCCCATCCCATTTTCCAGGGCCATTTTCCGGAGCAACCGGTAGTGCCAGGTGTATGCATGATGCAGCTCATTACAGAGATACTGGAAAGTGCGGTACAAAGGAAAGTATTGCTGCAAAAAGCGGGCATGATGAAGTTTCTGCAAATGATTGATCCTGTAAAGCAGCCACTGGTGGATGTAACAGTGACATACAAAGAAGAGGAGGCTGGCCTTAAAGTAAGCGCCACGTTGAAGCGAGACGATAAAACATTCATGAAATTTCAGGGCATCTTTAAGTAA
- a CDS encoding outer membrane lipoprotein carrier protein LolA: MSLQMQAQTGFKPVADLGPVKQQFTKAAQQTQSIQCDFIQEKNLSMLSDKIVSKGKFWFKKDNKVRMEYQQPSYYLLIINGKDIKIRDAQKESKVSGKNNKLFEQINKITVDCVRGTVLDNTDFSTRISENAQYYRLEMVPVDKAMKAYFKTIVLLVDKQDYSVSKITMEELSGDDTTISFLRKQLNINIPDAVFVAK; the protein is encoded by the coding sequence ATGAGTCTGCAAATGCAGGCACAAACAGGCTTTAAACCCGTTGCAGACCTGGGCCCGGTAAAACAACAGTTTACAAAGGCAGCGCAGCAGACACAGAGTATTCAGTGCGACTTTATACAGGAAAAGAACCTGAGCATGTTGTCTGATAAAATTGTGTCCAAAGGGAAATTCTGGTTTAAGAAAGATAATAAAGTGCGGATGGAATATCAGCAGCCTTCTTATTACCTGTTGATCATCAACGGAAAAGATATAAAGATCAGGGATGCGCAGAAGGAGAGTAAAGTATCTGGCAAGAACAATAAACTGTTTGAACAGATCAATAAAATTACGGTAGACTGTGTACGCGGTACTGTGCTGGATAATACCGACTTTAGCACCAGGATATCAGAGAATGCGCAGTATTACCGGCTGGAAATGGTGCCGGTAGATAAAGCGATGAAAGCATATTTCAAAACCATTGTATTACTGGTAGATAAGCAGGATTATTCCGTATCGAAGATTACGATGGAAGAATTATCAGGTGATGATACCACCATCAGCTTTTTACGTAAACAACTGAATATAAACATCCCGGATGCGGTATTTGTGGCTAAATAG